A window of Cohnella herbarum contains these coding sequences:
- a CDS encoding cache domain-containing sensor histidine kinase produces MLRKIRSSLKWKLISLIVSIIVAMMVLVGLFSYYDTSRTIRRDVEHFSAQVLRQANLNLNRQYQEYEQGFLVLGTSYEFNQWLQAPLSDRFALISGYQSIERNYMRAFLVRHPEILSVSLLSDKGGEFTYALDAGVSKDYSFAREPWLKELTQGGAIYKRVSESNAYVDAMGSPNPMLLFTLAGRFGKPEAKGYLKMDIAFAPAQAILNEMELGKGGQGFIAGPDGIILVHQDAGQVGTRLDGDLAEHFRESSGSFYRKNAKQLVVFETIPYTNWKTVAIVSNRDVAGSIDRVRVVTVAVTSLGLLVAVVLIAWVTTSVTRRLSQLRKHMKQTRTGNFLSRIDERGSDEVADLGRAFNRMMEELDESVAQLTTTRLMQQKAVLSAMQSQIHSHFLYNALESINSMAHLAGHADIEKTAISLSRMLRYTSNYRDTLVRTDDEIAHVSHYMYICRIRYGENVSFETDIPDDCRAAPCLKAVFQPIAENAVKHGIESTGEPTRLAVTIRLEGDLILASFEDNGTGYDAVRLRSFHARLEAGSGALAPESTSLNGNVGLLNTHYRLRTYYQRSDVGVTLQPGGRLGGVQVIVRYPAGNREIEEGAAL; encoded by the coding sequence ATGCTTCGTAAAATCAGATCTTCCCTGAAATGGAAACTGATCAGCCTGATCGTCTCGATCATCGTTGCGATGATGGTGCTGGTCGGGCTGTTCAGTTACTACGATACGTCGCGGACGATTCGACGGGATGTCGAGCATTTCAGCGCTCAGGTTCTCCGGCAGGCCAATCTGAATTTGAATCGTCAGTACCAAGAGTACGAGCAGGGTTTTCTCGTGCTCGGGACTAGCTACGAATTCAATCAATGGCTCCAGGCCCCCCTGTCCGACCGATTCGCTCTGATTTCGGGCTACCAGTCGATTGAACGAAACTATATGCGCGCTTTTCTCGTTCGTCATCCGGAAATTTTGTCCGTCTCGCTCTTGTCGGACAAGGGCGGCGAATTCACGTACGCGCTCGATGCCGGAGTGTCGAAGGACTATTCGTTCGCCCGGGAGCCATGGCTGAAGGAACTGACGCAGGGAGGCGCTATCTATAAGCGGGTGAGCGAATCGAATGCATACGTGGATGCGATGGGTAGCCCGAACCCGATGCTCTTGTTCACCTTGGCGGGCCGTTTCGGCAAACCCGAAGCGAAAGGGTATTTGAAGATGGACATCGCTTTCGCACCCGCCCAAGCGATTCTTAACGAGATGGAACTGGGAAAGGGCGGGCAAGGCTTTATCGCGGGCCCGGATGGCATCATTCTCGTCCATCAGGATGCCGGACAGGTAGGGACGAGGCTGGACGGCGATCTCGCGGAACATTTTCGGGAGTCAAGCGGGTCTTTTTATCGAAAAAATGCGAAGCAACTCGTCGTGTTCGAGACGATTCCGTATACGAACTGGAAGACGGTGGCCATCGTATCCAATCGCGACGTGGCTGGAAGCATCGACCGGGTCCGAGTCGTGACGGTCGCGGTGACTTCCCTCGGGCTCCTTGTTGCGGTAGTGCTGATCGCCTGGGTCACGACCTCCGTGACGAGGCGGTTGTCGCAGCTAAGAAAACATATGAAACAGACTCGAACGGGCAATTTCCTTAGCCGAATCGACGAGCGAGGCTCTGATGAAGTAGCCGATCTGGGCCGCGCGTTCAATCGAATGATGGAGGAACTCGACGAATCGGTGGCTCAGCTGACGACGACGCGGCTGATGCAGCAGAAGGCCGTTCTATCGGCGATGCAGTCCCAGATCCATTCCCATTTTCTCTATAACGCCCTGGAATCGATCAATTCGATGGCTCATCTCGCCGGGCATGCCGATATCGAGAAAACGGCTATCTCGCTCTCCCGAATGCTACGCTACACGTCGAATTACCGCGATACGCTCGTCCGGACGGATGACGAGATCGCCCATGTTTCCCATTACATGTACATCTGCCGGATTCGCTACGGGGAGAACGTCTCGTTCGAGACGGATATTCCGGACGATTGCCGCGCCGCGCCGTGCTTAAAGGCGGTCTTTCAGCCGATCGCGGAGAACGCAGTCAAGCACGGCATCGAATCGACGGGCGAGCCTACGCGTCTTGCGGTGACGATCCGCCTGGAAGGGGACTTGATTCTCGCGTCGTTCGAGGATAATGGAACCGGGTACGATGCCGTACGACTAAGGAGCTTCCATGCTCGGCTCGAAGCCGGCTCAGGAGCGCTCGCTCCGGAATCGACTTCTTTGAACGGTAACGTAGGCTTGCTGAACACCCATTATCGGCTTCGCACGTATTATCAGCGGAGCGACGTCGGAGTCACTCTTCAGCCGGGCGGCCGTCTTGGCGGAGTTCAGGTCATCGTTCGCTATCCGGCCGGAAACAGGGAAATCGAGGAGGGGGCCGCACTATGA
- a CDS encoding MocE family 2Fe-2S type ferredoxin has translation MAQDENWLEACAADDIDEEDVIRFDYEDRSFAIYRSEDSEYFATDGHCTHEKVHLANGFVMGKIIECPKHNGRFDYTTGAVKKAPACVDLKTYPVKVEAGKVYIRIG, from the coding sequence ATGGCTCAAGACGAGAATTGGTTGGAAGCTTGCGCGGCCGACGATATCGATGAAGAGGACGTCATACGTTTCGATTACGAGGATCGCTCGTTCGCGATTTACCGTTCGGAAGATAGCGAGTATTTCGCGACCGACGGGCATTGCACGCATGAAAAAGTACATCTGGCAAACGGTTTCGTCATGGGAAAGATCATTGAGTGTCCCAAGCACAACGGTCGGTTCGACTATACGACGGGCGCGGTGAAGAAAGCCCCGGCTTGCGTTGATCTTAAAACTTATCCCGTGAAAGTGGAGGCGGGCAAGGTATACATCCGGATCGGTTAG
- a CDS encoding protein-glutamine gamma-glutamyltransferase has product MITISGVQRPIDTTSWSPAEIKIYEQKKNSTVTYDYETVQQLRFEMTLRAAIVAEAIALSQSGLRFADFDKAKCNEDMWTLTDLGGFLIRDDRSPAAGIRDIFANGDKYATECATAAVIAVYQGVLDSIRETDFNRLFAGLLLYDWHTNKNLRLSVHTDIEESYPGDLLYFNNPDFSPDTPVWRGENVIKIGDDLYYGHPFGIAPSQTIINGLNNNRRPGSSQTAYLTETVTQPGYVYLSQYASNRRSFISARIGLRYFISPV; this is encoded by the coding sequence ATGATCACTATTTCCGGCGTCCAGAGACCTATCGATACGACTTCGTGGTCTCCCGCGGAGATCAAAATTTATGAGCAGAAAAAGAACAGTACGGTTACCTACGATTACGAAACCGTTCAACAATTGAGGTTCGAAATGACTCTGAGGGCCGCAATCGTGGCCGAAGCCATTGCCTTAAGTCAGAGCGGTTTAAGATTTGCAGACTTCGATAAGGCCAAATGTAACGAGGATATGTGGACTTTAACGGATCTAGGCGGATTTTTGATCAGAGACGATAGGTCGCCCGCCGCGGGAATCCGGGATATATTCGCGAATGGCGACAAATATGCAACCGAATGCGCTACCGCCGCGGTCATTGCAGTCTATCAAGGCGTGCTCGATTCTATCCGGGAAACGGATTTCAATCGCCTCTTCGCCGGTTTGCTTCTATATGACTGGCACACGAACAAGAATTTGCGGCTTTCCGTGCACACGGATATCGAAGAGTCTTACCCCGGCGACCTGCTCTACTTCAACAATCCCGATTTTTCACCGGATACGCCGGTATGGCGCGGCGAGAACGTGATTAAGATCGGGGATGATCTGTATTATGGGCACCCTTTCGGCATCGCTCCCTCGCAAACGATTATCAACGGCTTAAACAACAATCGTCGTCCGGGTAGCAGCCAAACCGCATACCTCACCGAAACCGTTACTCAACCGGGTTATGTCTATCTTTCGCAGTATGCGTCTAATAGAAGGTCTTTTATCTCTGCCCGGATAGGCTTACGTTATTTCATATCCCCGGTATAA
- a CDS encoding fatty acid desaturase family protein: MSTSQTKRDYSLTGPENRRAQERGLAAAEWYETPIPRKRLKELMKRKDGPAIRDTIVWLVLLTGAGIAAYRSWGTWWAVPAFFVYGLLYASPGDSRWHECGHGTAFKTSWMNEVVYQFSSFLVLRPATPWRWSHARHHTDTYVVGRDPEIHQPRPPVWRIIIMQFAHLYGGPRDIKRMFMHAFGVIDKEEKEFIPETEYRKTFWESRAYVVIFAIVIAACLYTSSILPAMFIVLPSFYGACLMVVFGMIQHLGLHEDVLDHRLNTRTVYMNPVFRFLYWNMNYHIEHHMFPMVPYHALAALHEEMKGDCPKPNRSTWEAFSEVIRALLKQRKDRDYTIRRELPPTAQPYQYGPSEVSRVRGGTETTTA; encoded by the coding sequence ATGAGCACCTCGCAAACGAAGCGGGATTATAGTCTCACGGGACCGGAAAATAGAAGGGCGCAGGAACGGGGACTCGCTGCCGCCGAATGGTACGAGACTCCGATTCCTCGCAAACGGTTGAAAGAACTCATGAAGCGAAAGGACGGCCCGGCTATTAGGGACACGATCGTTTGGCTGGTTCTGCTGACCGGAGCAGGCATAGCGGCTTATCGATCTTGGGGTACCTGGTGGGCGGTTCCGGCATTTTTCGTCTATGGCCTATTATATGCATCGCCCGGAGATTCGCGCTGGCATGAATGCGGTCACGGAACGGCGTTCAAGACGTCTTGGATGAACGAAGTCGTCTACCAATTCTCTTCGTTCCTCGTTCTTCGTCCGGCAACGCCTTGGCGTTGGAGCCATGCCCGGCATCATACGGATACTTACGTTGTCGGAAGAGATCCGGAGATTCATCAACCGCGTCCTCCGGTGTGGCGGATTATTATTATGCAATTCGCTCACTTATACGGCGGGCCTCGGGATATTAAGAGGATGTTCATGCATGCTTTCGGCGTCATCGACAAGGAAGAGAAAGAGTTCATTCCGGAAACCGAGTATCGCAAGACATTCTGGGAATCCCGCGCTTACGTCGTTATTTTCGCCATAGTTATCGCGGCTTGCTTGTACACGTCCAGCATCTTGCCGGCCATGTTCATCGTTCTTCCGTCCTTCTACGGGGCTTGCTTGATGGTCGTGTTCGGAATGATCCAGCATCTCGGCCTTCATGAGGACGTACTCGATCATCGGCTGAATACGCGAACCGTTTATATGAATCCGGTATTCCGTTTTCTCTATTGGAACATGAACTATCATATCGAGCATCATATGTTTCCGATGGTTCCCTATCATGCGTTGGCGGCTTTGCATGAAGAAATGAAGGGGGATTGCCCCAAACCGAACCGCAGCACCTGGGAAGCGTTCTCCGAAGTTATTCGGGCTCTTCTGAAGCAACGAAAAGATCGTGATTATACGATACGTAGAGAACTGCCACCGACCGCGCAACCCTATCAATATGGTCCTTCTGAGGTATCGAGGGTTCGCGGCGGAACGGAAACGACGACAGCTTAA
- a CDS encoding LysM peptidoglycan-binding domain-containing protein — translation MDRGFFPGGGFGGGFGRPFFRPFPHPFFPNRFLYPFFGFSPFFFPFFRDGKSDDMLFAQHKAQPGDTLASVCHKYNMPYAIVEEANPHIANPNQLNAGEIVSIPRISNMVCQKSYSEMPVTTQQGQPMMQQQKS, via the coding sequence ATGGATCGTGGATTTTTCCCTGGCGGCGGTTTCGGTGGAGGATTCGGTCGCCCCTTCTTCCGTCCTTTTCCCCACCCTTTTTTCCCTAATCGTTTCTTGTATCCGTTTTTCGGCTTTTCCCCGTTCTTCTTCCCGTTCTTCAGAGATGGGAAATCGGATGACATGTTATTCGCGCAGCACAAAGCTCAACCGGGCGATACGTTGGCTTCCGTTTGCCACAAATACAACATGCCTTATGCCATAGTTGAGGAAGCAAACCCGCACATTGCCAATCCGAACCAACTGAATGCCGGGGAAATCGTATCGATCCCTCGTATTTCAAACATGGTCTGCCAGAAGAGCTATAGCGAAATGCCGGTTACGACGCAGCAAGGACAGCCTATGATGCAGCAACAGAAGTCGTAG
- a CDS encoding response regulator transcription factor, with product MIRVLLVDDEPLIRTSLTSKVESQSEETVVSGTAANGAKALEWLAEHYADLCVTDVKMPVMDGLELIGRMKAEYPWMSAVVVSSYDEFEYAKTSLRLGAVDYIVKPVDQEQLNGVLSRVAGEIAEKRRAEAAMLLVRHLPHHQELLQRWVRQIRTVQLETMPLLVVDTLDALESLIGDRFYLLNSLSMAWLGLVVEELSKEKLVIELREGKDLGLGDKTIPLGKVRSYFRLCAVRRLEEGSNRIFEVTGALLDHPSRRAVKEVKAFIGANYGEKLNLQELADRVAISRNYFAQLFKQETGTTIWNYLVQIRMGKARELLLGMDKKVYEIASEVGYDNSVHFSQLFKEYYGLTPAEYKKRMER from the coding sequence ATGATTCGGGTATTGCTTGTCGATGACGAACCGCTCATCCGAACCAGCTTGACCAGCAAAGTCGAAAGCCAGAGCGAGGAAACGGTCGTATCCGGCACCGCGGCCAACGGCGCCAAGGCGCTTGAATGGCTGGCCGAGCATTACGCGGATCTCTGCGTAACGGACGTCAAAATGCCGGTCATGGACGGTTTGGAGCTGATCGGTCGAATGAAAGCGGAGTACCCGTGGATGTCCGCGGTGGTCGTCTCCAGCTACGACGAATTCGAATACGCCAAGACGAGCTTAAGATTGGGCGCCGTGGATTACATCGTGAAACCGGTCGATCAGGAGCAATTGAACGGGGTGCTGTCGAGGGTGGCGGGAGAGATTGCGGAGAAGCGGCGGGCGGAAGCCGCCATGCTTCTCGTGCGTCATCTACCTCATCATCAAGAGTTGTTGCAGAGATGGGTGCGTCAGATCCGCACCGTGCAGTTGGAGACGATGCCTCTCTTGGTCGTCGATACGCTGGACGCTTTGGAAAGCTTGATCGGGGATAGGTTTTATTTGCTTAACTCGCTTTCAATGGCATGGCTGGGCTTGGTCGTGGAGGAACTGAGCAAAGAAAAGCTCGTCATCGAGCTGCGGGAAGGCAAGGATCTGGGGCTTGGGGACAAGACCATCCCGTTGGGCAAGGTGCGTTCTTACTTCCGGTTGTGCGCGGTCAGGCGTCTCGAGGAGGGATCGAATCGCATCTTCGAAGTGACCGGAGCTCTGTTGGATCACCCTTCGCGGCGCGCGGTCAAGGAGGTCAAAGCTTTCATCGGCGCCAACTACGGGGAGAAACTGAATTTGCAGGAATTGGCGGACAGGGTGGCGATTAGCCGGAACTATTTCGCTCAGTTGTTCAAGCAAGAAACGGGTACGACGATATGGAACTATCTAGTTCAGATCCGGATGGGCAAGGCCCGGGAGCTTCTTCTGGGAATGGATAAGAAGGTGTACGAAATCGCGAGCGAGGTTGGTTACGACAATAGCGTCCACTTCTCTCAGCTATTCAAGGAGTATTACGGCCTTACGCCCGCCGAATACAAGAAAAGGATGGAGAGATGA
- a CDS encoding extracellular solute-binding protein, with translation MRKLSIILATVFIFGMLMSACGKNGNDTGSATSQSSESAKETGKVSEIPIKLWIYPMMNGINGDGTGNPDDWAKEYARKFKEQYPQANISVELLDWAGGTEKIDVGVAAGSPPDLVYTINNFGGVTKYGKMGVLEPIDEFLTQADWDDYSDAVEGAIKYKDQTYMWPWLKMVSAVAVNMDLFKERNATDLLPTSKELRDWSFDEFLKAAQATTFSRSGGNKPDVYGTVVWGKDAPFYMYLNGLTNGGNIVNPAFDQTAITDKAFADGLQFTIDLANKHKVAPPGGAGISAMNAKEMFLNQQIAMMPDAPFLLEEVKKAPKPFEIAFVAPPHGEGQETAAWNNVGGFIVFKQKEEEKKKLVMEFARFITNAENSKIVKQIGTFPARNSSGNLYSDDPVMTYFDALSNYGNSVFSRAFGLVSVGDWEKEIQAILTGGKTVGESLDTLDKLIMEKLQ, from the coding sequence ATGCGTAAATTATCCATCATTTTAGCAACCGTTTTCATCTTCGGCATGCTAATGTCGGCTTGCGGGAAGAACGGCAACGATACGGGTTCTGCAACCAGCCAATCATCGGAAAGCGCGAAAGAGACAGGCAAAGTAAGCGAAATTCCGATCAAGCTTTGGATCTATCCGATGATGAACGGGATCAATGGCGACGGGACGGGCAATCCGGACGATTGGGCCAAAGAATACGCCCGCAAGTTTAAGGAGCAATATCCGCAAGCGAACATTTCCGTTGAACTGCTCGACTGGGCTGGCGGCACGGAGAAAATCGATGTAGGCGTCGCCGCCGGATCGCCGCCGGATTTGGTTTACACCATCAATAACTTTGGCGGGGTTACGAAGTACGGCAAGATGGGCGTCTTGGAGCCGATAGACGAGTTCTTGACTCAAGCCGACTGGGACGATTATTCGGATGCGGTGGAGGGCGCGATTAAGTACAAAGATCAAACTTACATGTGGCCTTGGCTGAAGATGGTATCTGCCGTTGCCGTGAATATGGATTTATTCAAGGAACGAAATGCTACCGATCTGCTGCCGACAAGCAAGGAATTGCGGGACTGGAGCTTTGACGAGTTCCTTAAGGCGGCACAAGCTACGACATTCAGCCGGAGCGGAGGAAACAAGCCCGATGTTTACGGTACTGTAGTGTGGGGCAAAGACGCACCGTTCTACATGTACTTAAACGGATTGACGAACGGCGGTAATATCGTGAACCCAGCTTTCGATCAAACCGCGATTACCGACAAGGCGTTCGCGGACGGCTTGCAATTCACGATAGATTTAGCTAATAAGCATAAAGTCGCTCCTCCGGGAGGAGCGGGGATCAGCGCAATGAACGCGAAGGAAATGTTTCTGAATCAGCAAATCGCGATGATGCCCGATGCTCCTTTCTTGCTCGAAGAAGTGAAGAAGGCTCCTAAGCCTTTTGAAATCGCATTTGTCGCTCCTCCTCATGGGGAAGGCCAAGAGACCGCGGCATGGAATAACGTAGGCGGCTTTATCGTATTTAAGCAAAAAGAGGAAGAGAAGAAGAAGCTTGTCATGGAATTCGCGCGTTTTATTACGAACGCCGAAAACTCTAAAATCGTCAAGCAAATCGGAACTTTCCCGGCACGAAATTCTTCAGGAAACCTCTACAGCGACGATCCGGTAATGACGTATTTCGACGCCTTGTCCAATTACGGAAACTCCGTGTTTTCACGTGCGTTCGGTCTGGTGAGCGTGGGAGATTGGGAGAAAGAAATACAGGCGATTCTTACCGGCGGCAAGACGGTCGGCGAATCCCTCGATACGTTGGACAAGTTGATTATGGAAAAGCTGCAATAA
- a CDS encoding carbohydrate ABC transporter permease — protein MLFSSSEQCPKIWNIDGDNRCYREGEGLVILRIKGYQWVSFIVLSIAALALLFPFYWMVLQSFKPPTSAIQTPPDLSWGGFTLDNFKKLMAGNIWVWTSNSLIVAISGMLGNVILCSMAGYAFAKKEFPGKRILFWAIVSIMMTSTQIIMVPLFMQIRDMGVLNTYWALLLPILVSPLAVFLTKQFMQTIPEDLLEAARMDGCSEWRTYWNIIVPVSMPVLAIVGIFGFITQWNDFLWPLLATESQNMRTLQVGLASMQLQNVDYGLVLAGATWTMAPIVILFVAFQRFFVKGITIGAVKG, from the coding sequence TTGCTATTTTCCAGTTCCGAACAATGTCCGAAGATTTGGAATATTGACGGCGACAACAGGTGCTATAGAGAAGGGGAGGGGTTAGTCATCCTTCGCATTAAAGGGTATCAATGGGTAAGCTTTATCGTACTGAGCATAGCGGCGCTCGCATTGCTCTTTCCGTTTTACTGGATGGTGCTTCAGTCGTTTAAGCCGCCAACGTCGGCTATTCAAACCCCTCCGGATTTATCTTGGGGAGGATTTACGCTCGATAACTTCAAGAAGCTGATGGCCGGGAACATCTGGGTTTGGACGTCCAACAGCTTGATCGTGGCCATAAGCGGAATGTTAGGAAACGTCATTCTTTGTTCCATGGCCGGCTATGCCTTCGCCAAGAAGGAGTTTCCGGGCAAGCGCATTCTGTTCTGGGCTATCGTAAGCATCATGATGACATCCACTCAGATCATCATGGTTCCCCTGTTCATGCAAATCAGAGATATGGGAGTTCTCAATACGTATTGGGCGCTCCTGCTACCGATACTCGTATCGCCTTTGGCGGTGTTCTTAACGAAGCAGTTTATGCAGACCATTCCCGAAGATTTGCTTGAAGCGGCGAGAATGGACGGATGTTCAGAATGGCGAACGTACTGGAATATCATCGTTCCCGTTTCAATGCCGGTGCTGGCGATCGTAGGCATCTTCGGGTTCATTACGCAATGGAATGATTTCCTTTGGCCGCTTCTTGCGACGGAATCGCAGAATATGCGAACCCTGCAAGTCGGACTTGCCTCCATGCAATTGCAGAACGTTGATTATGGTCTTGTATTGGCAGGGGCAACGTGGACGATGGCGCCTATCGTCATTTTGTTCGTTGCGTTTCAACGCTTTTTCGTAAAAGGGATCACGATCGGCGCGGTTAAAGGATAA
- a CDS encoding carbohydrate ABC transporter permease, translating into MYRIRKALPGYLFLLPACLMFAGFMFLPIFKGLQLSFQKWTLNGYEWVGFSNYNQVFGDSFFWKSLWITAVFTVITVVAGLVLSLIAAFMIDPFQQRMQGVFKSAFYLPSVAPIVIVSIIWLWLYHPSFGLLNYLLEFVGVSPVLWLGDPKIALFSIILMTVAVSQGANILILVTSLGGIPKDYQEAARIDGANLWQEMIKIKLPMLKPTLTYLIVVNTVGSFQVFAPIYMLTAGGPNRSTTTIGFLIYENAFKKFDFGVASAQAVILLVIVMIIAIFQFRTMSEDLEY; encoded by the coding sequence ATGTATCGTATACGAAAAGCACTTCCGGGTTATCTATTTTTATTGCCGGCTTGCCTCATGTTCGCCGGCTTCATGTTCCTGCCCATCTTCAAGGGGCTACAGCTTAGCTTCCAGAAGTGGACGTTAAACGGCTATGAATGGGTCGGCTTCAGCAATTACAATCAGGTGTTCGGCGATAGCTTCTTTTGGAAATCCTTATGGATTACCGCAGTTTTTACCGTCATAACGGTAGTTGCAGGACTGGTGTTGTCATTGATTGCGGCGTTCATGATAGATCCCTTTCAGCAACGGATGCAAGGCGTGTTTAAATCCGCGTTTTATTTGCCGAGCGTTGCGCCGATCGTCATAGTGTCGATCATATGGCTTTGGTTATATCATCCCTCGTTCGGCTTGCTTAATTATCTGCTCGAATTCGTCGGGGTTTCCCCCGTATTGTGGCTGGGCGATCCGAAAATCGCTTTGTTCTCGATTATTCTAATGACGGTGGCCGTTTCGCAGGGAGCGAACATCTTAATTCTCGTAACCTCGCTCGGCGGTATACCGAAGGATTACCAGGAAGCGGCGCGCATCGATGGAGCAAATCTATGGCAAGAAATGATCAAAATCAAGCTGCCGATGTTAAAGCCGACGCTTACGTATTTGATCGTTGTGAATACGGTCGGATCGTTTCAAGTGTTCGCTCCGATCTATATGCTTACCGCGGGCGGTCCTAACCGTTCAACGACGACGATCGGTTTTCTGATTTACGAAAATGCGTTTAAGAAGTTTGATTTCGGCGTGGCTTCCGCGCAGGCGGTTATATTGCTGGTTATCGTTATGATCATTGCTATTTTCCAGTTCCGAACAATGTCCGAAGATTTGGAATATTGA
- a CDS encoding extracellular solute-binding protein — MRRENEFLYTKLYKNLKEQICTGLIKPGEYLLPENELSNHYGISRKSVRHALSLLQSDGLIIKRVGLGTMVPEDLLIEKSEPQTLRILTPSPAFFLERGLPIFIEAFNKKHPHIEVQVLGLPVDKFWESFHSSNEMGLIADLVLVPDMKFSEWSGSTDFVDIAPFLSDLTDSIYPKLLNHFGSDGKMLAAPFTFSSVFFACNPRLFEQHGIPVPNARWSFDEFVAAAEQLTLVQDGITTQFGFSMHPVVNRWLAMAVMNGFAPGDHASRTQVLSRTLSVIQDLFFRKRIATTFPDMVWPRTPFIHGKSAMVLTTTFEMANWQNDDMDFIPQVIPLPFDNDCSSLLLANAFMVPASSQNVQSAVSFIRSALEDATQSRLTEQTLFLSVKESINLHAKESSYLQALNIANHQIDNDYFINELFDDTVRNALEEEMSMFWLGLEPPSSIVDVYERLVLECARR; from the coding sequence ATGCGTAGAGAAAACGAATTTCTTTACACCAAATTGTACAAAAACCTGAAGGAGCAAATCTGCACCGGACTTATTAAGCCGGGAGAATACTTATTGCCCGAGAACGAATTAAGCAACCACTATGGGATTAGCCGCAAATCGGTTCGCCACGCTCTTTCCTTGCTGCAGAGCGACGGACTGATCATCAAGCGCGTCGGCCTCGGCACGATGGTTCCGGAAGATCTGTTAATCGAGAAATCCGAGCCGCAAACGCTGCGGATTCTGACGCCGTCCCCCGCTTTCTTTCTTGAGCGCGGTTTGCCCATTTTCATTGAGGCCTTTAATAAAAAGCATCCGCATATCGAAGTCCAGGTTCTCGGTCTCCCTGTCGATAAATTCTGGGAGTCCTTCCATTCAAGCAACGAAATGGGCTTGATTGCCGATCTTGTCCTTGTGCCCGACATGAAGTTCTCGGAATGGAGCGGCTCGACCGATTTCGTCGACATAGCTCCGTTCTTATCCGATCTCACCGATTCCATCTATCCTAAGCTGTTGAATCACTTCGGAAGCGACGGTAAGATGTTAGCTGCTCCTTTTACCTTTTCTTCCGTATTTTTTGCATGCAATCCTCGGTTGTTCGAACAGCATGGTATACCAGTTCCGAACGCCCGCTGGAGCTTCGACGAATTCGTCGCGGCAGCCGAGCAACTGACTCTCGTGCAGGACGGCATCACGACGCAATTCGGTTTTTCCATGCATCCCGTCGTTAATCGATGGCTGGCTATGGCCGTAATGAACGGGTTTGCGCCGGGCGATCACGCCAGTCGTACGCAAGTCCTTTCCCGCACCCTGTCGGTCATTCAGGACCTGTTTTTCCGCAAACGAATCGCCACTACGTTTCCCGATATGGTGTGGCCGAGAACCCCGTTCATCCACGGGAAATCGGCTATGGTTCTGACAACGACATTCGAAATGGCCAACTGGCAAAACGACGACATGGATTTTATCCCGCAAGTCATTCCGTTGCCGTTCGACAATGATTGCTCGTCATTGCTTCTCGCAAATGCCTTTATGGTTCCTGCTTCTAGCCAAAACGTGCAGTCGGCGGTATCGTTTATCCGTTCCGCGCTGGAAGACGCTACGCAAAGTCGATTGACCGAGCAAACGCTGTTCCTTTCCGTTAAGGAATCGATTAACCTGCATGCGAAAGAGAGTTCTTATTTGCAGGCTTTGAATATTGCCAATCATCAAATCGACAACGACTACTTCATTAACGAGTTGTTCGACGACACCGTCCGAAATGCTCTCGAGGAAGAAATGAGCATGTTTTGGCTTGGCCTTGAGCCCCCTTCTTCCATTGTCGACGTATACGAAAGGTTAGTTCTGGAGTGCGCGAGAAGATAA